AACGGTCGTGTCGGCCTCTTCGAATCCGGGCTGGAACCTCGGGTCGTTGGGGGTGAGCGCGGCCAACGACGCCAGGTGCCCGCCCGCCGAGCCGCCGGTGATGGCGACGAAGTCGGGGTCGCCACCGTAGTCGGCGATGTTCTCGCGGACCCACGCGATCGCCCGCTTCACGTCGATGAGGTGCGCCGGGAAGGTGCAGCGCGGGCTCTTGCTGTAGTTGATCGAGACGCAGATCCAGCCGAGTTCGACCATCCGGCTCATCAGCGTGTAGGCCTGACCGCGTTTGCCGTTGACCGCCCACGCCCCTCCGGGGACCTGGATCAGCACCGGCGCGCGGCGGGCTTGGGGATCATGCTCCTGGACGTCATTGCGCCGCCAGATGTCGAGCAGGTGTTCGCTGCCACCCGGGCCATAGGAGATGTCGGAGGTCTGCGCCGCGTACCGGCGGTGTGGCCCGGGCATGCGCAGCAGCCCGCCGCGAGGGGCGCACTCGGACCGCTCGGAAGTCGGGTGGCACACGTGGTCGCGGAAGTCCGGCCCGAAGCAGTCCGCGAGCGCGGAAGTGAGGGTTTGATCGGCTCGCTGCGCGGCCCAGGCAACGGCAACGCGGCCGACGGGCGGGGGCGACACCCGGGACAGCGCATGCCCGGTCAGTACGTGCGGGGGAAACTCCG
The nucleotide sequence above comes from Mycobacterium malmoense. Encoded proteins:
- a CDS encoding alpha/beta hydrolase, translating into MSVTTSVTSRCSWAGAQALRLVADARDTYRAGALLLRGSPSAVGWFAGWLSTEFPPHVLTGHALSRVSPPPVGRVAVAWAAQRADQTLTSALADCFGPDFRDHVCHPTSERSECAPRGGLLRMPGPHRRYAAQTSDISYGPGGSEHLLDIWRRNDVQEHDPQARRAPVLIQVPGGAWAVNGKRGQAYTLMSRMVELGWICVSINYSKSPRCTFPAHLIDVKRAIAWVRENIADYGGDPDFVAITGGSAGGHLASLAALTPNDPRFQPGFEEADTTVQAAAPYYGVYDFTNAENMHELTLPFLEQFVLKTRYVDDPERFKEASPISYVHNQAPPFFVLHGEKDEVIPCGQARAFCAALREAGAATVAHAELANAHHAFDITPTVRSRLTAEAVADFLGVVYGRHAGPVTDSLPLSATSAS